A stretch of DNA from Coccidioides posadasii str. Silveira chromosome 1, complete sequence:
GAGCTCTTTGAGAGTAAGACCCAAGGCAAAGGGATGTCCAGGCACAGCTATAGAGTCTTCGTAGCGAAAGTGTACGTTCTTAATGACTACCTGGATGTTATCAATAATAGCCGTCACCAAACTCTGCATGAAACTCTGGTTTTTCATTTGTTCCTCTTTGCTCATGCTTTCTGAGTGCTGATCCCTAAGAAGCTCAGCGCTCTCCAGCTTCTCCATCTTTATCTCGTGTTCTCGTCTTTTCTCCTCCTCTGGGTCGTAGCTGGAGTCCTCCTTCGGCGCCGCCAGTAGAAAAACATCTTCGATCTCAATCTTCACAGGCTTCCCTCTTAAATTGGACCAAGGAATGGATAGGGTAAGTTCGCCAAGGTGGCCTTCGACGACGTTCAGAGGGAGGTGGAGTTGGTCCAAGGCCTCGCGGCGTAGCTCGAGGTTTCGTAATTTCACATCTCCGGACCAGATGCCAACGTTAAGCTGCCCCGCATCGAAATTCTTAACGTACATGCCCAGGAACCTGTTGAGCAGGTTCGCAACGAGGCCTTCCAACATCTTGAAATATTTAGACTAGTTAAGGGACAGGAATCATCTGGTCAATCGGGAATTCTGCAGGCAAGGTACGATCGAAATCTGTCGAAATGTTTAGTTTCAAGAAACAGGACCGTGGGGCAATGTTTGAATCCGCAGTTGAAGTAGGAGTTTCTACAGGGCGGCGACAGTTAGTTTTAGCGATCTCAGATGTCAAAAGGCAGTTGCTGCAGGGGGAAGGGAATCAATGACACAAGTGCAGGCCTATCTCCATTTACCTACCGTACCACCATGTCTTCCCTATCGATCCAAGGCGCACACAAAGCAACATGCAACACCCACTGCAATTCGTATTAACGAAGCCCAGTTTTATTAATTTCGGAATGGTGATGGCAATTATAAGTGATGGCTTAAGTGGAACAACAACATGCTTTATTGAATTAAGCTGAATGAATGTTGGGCAGACATTGCCTGTGCGAGGAGCTTTTTACTCCAGAGGATGTTGAGCTTGGTGACGTAAATTGCGGCGGCGGCTCCCAGGTTGGAAGTCAGCCTGGTATTCGCACTCCCCGTTGACTGGTAAACCAGCAGATGATGTTGTTGCCATTGGGTCATTGGTCGAAGCTTGGTTGGAGTGTGCGTGGTAATAGTCGATATTATATGTGTGTATAAATGAACCATCTCCGCTTGAGGATTTGGGCGGGAGCATGAGGGATTATCGGACAGGGTGTGATTTTGAAAGGAGTGAAAAGCACAACAGTGCATATTTGTTTGATTAAAGTTACAGTCAGGTAAATGAAGATTGGTACGGAGGGTGGAGTAAAAATTAAAGAGTACTTtgcagtacggagtagtaaTAGGAGCATCTAGTTAGTATGTATAGCTCACTTGGAGGGCATTCCAATACCAATTTTGGGGCGAAATACACAATGCGCAATGCAACTGACCATTCTAAAGACTGTCCTCTGGCGCGCAGTTAACAAGACGAGAAAACTATCCCCTCAACGGAACCTTGGCATCCTCAATCCCTTTGTCAATATCCACCTTAAAATATAGAAATATCGCTATTACCATGAGGAAGATATTCGGCAGCATTGGGAACCGCAGATTATGTGTCCTATTTTGAATAACACCCTGCACCAGGGGGTTAATCCATCCGATTGCAAGATCCAATGTTATCTCAAGACCAAAGAATTGCGCCTCTGATCCCTTTGGAATGAGAGATGAATATACAGCTCGGTTGTACGAGCGTAGGGCACTACTCGTACTCAGGAAGAGGACTTGTTCCACCCAGAATTCAGGCTGGTTCTTGAACCCAATAGGAACATTAGGGTTGATCCCGATGCAGCCCCAGAGGAGACAGAGAAAGTTGACAGATAAGAAGACATAAGCCCACCTCTTTACCGGGATCTTCACGCGGGGGAAGATAAAAAGGAAGCTTAGACTTCCCAAGCTAGCGCAAAGAACGGCGGTAAAGCTCCAGACTTGGTACACACCTGAACCATTGCTAATTCCCGTGACCTCTAGAAAGAGTGCCTGGATCAGGCTGTTGTAGTTGCTATAAGCGGTATTCCAAAGAACCCAGCCGATGCAGAGCTTGAATGCTTCAGGATACCGACGCACGGAAGAGAACATGCTCACCCAACCTTTAATCATAAGGTGGAAAACATTTTCTCCTTTCGGCTTCGGTTGCCCTGGGATTGACGGTAGGAGCCAATTGCCGATGAGTGCAAAGACAACTAATTTCTCATTAGAATGACATTCACAGAATCTGGTGATCTATAACGTGTAACATACTAGTAAGGGAACCAGCAATTGTGATAGCAAGTAGATAATTGTGATAACCGACTTGGACATATGACCCTCTGGTATACACAAGGATCACACCAATAATGAGTGCAACAAGACTGCCAACGTTGCCAGACACCAAGGCAAGGACACTGACGGTGACTCCCTTTGTCCATGTCTGTTTCTCCACAGAACTACGCTCCGCTGATGTTGTGACCGACACCACAGGCGACGAGCGGAACCAGCCGGCAGAGCGCATAAAAATAGGAATGTAAGATGACTCGATGACGGCGTAAACTCCCTGGATAGTTGTAAGGCAGCAATATAGCACAGAAAGTGCCACCAGGTAGGGATAAGTTGACTTGGTTAAAGCGGCAAAGGGTAGAGCCAAACCGCCAAAGAGAATGATCGCCCCAATCATCATGGCCTTCCGATAATCTGCATGTGTGCGAGTCAATACTTGATAGGATCTAGtatactttttcttttcttgggCCTCTCTTACAGGAGTAATCCGCCATTCCTGCAGTGAAAATTGTGAGGATACCTTCCATTGCCCGACCAATCGCCCGAAGGTACAATCTGCTAACGTTAGCATATCTCAGATCCTTTAAGTAGCGATGACAAACCGTACAGGTAACTAAGATAATCGATTTCACCAGCCCCAAACCTAACCAGGCACGTAATGCTACTTCCCCGTCGGGCACACGGTTTGTCTGATCCAGGTTGGTGGCCAACGAGATTGGCAGCAGACTGAATGGCGGCAGAAACATAGTTGTAGACCATGGAGCTCGTTGGACCAGTCTGGAATAGCCCATCAGCATCATGGACGGGGTCAAGCCACTGTAGAAAAGGGATCACCCACGGAGAAGCACAGGATCAGGTAGGCAACTAATGCTTTTCTTGAACCTAGGGAGGCCGCTGAGGGATCAGGTGCGGCAGTTTCATTGTGGGAGCCCTGCCCCTCTCGTGCGTCCTGTTTTTGTATTGAGACACTGTGCCTGCGACCGGATTCCTCGTCTGGATCGCGTCCATCACTGACGCTGCGTGAGAAGGACATATCTTCCTGGAGGAAAGCCTCGGGGGACCTGCCTGcacttaaaaaaaaaacggTCGGGTCTACCGCTGACTGTTGTGCGAGAGAACAGGATTCTCTATGTAAATGAATGGCAGGAGATCTCCAAAACCTGGGTTGTCTAACGCCTTTAAATAAAACGACACATGTGTAACGACCATCCTTGACATGATCAACTCCCTCTGGTGAAGACAATCTTGCAGCCAAGAGGGGGGTGGGAGGCCAGGGGGGTTCCGGAGCGAGCGAGAACTTGAGTTCCTTGTAACGGGAAACTCGTGTTCAGGGCATTTGTCAACAACAAGTCCACACAGAGCAGGCATTTTCCCGCGCATATTTGAGCACATTACCACCAGGCTGGCTCAAAAGCCCAATCATCATTTTCAACAAAGCACACCACATTGCCAGTCAATGCAGTTTACTTCCGATAAAAGCCACTCTAGTCGCATTCTCAAGATAAACCTTTTCCACGGAATAAAAGCTTAACAAGAAGCAACAGGATTTAGAACTAGAGGGGCTCACAACAAGCAGAATGCTCAAGCCCAAACAGCGACAATGGGGAACTGTGGAATGCAGTGCTGCACCCAAAAGGCCGTCGCCTGAGCCTCGGATCCCAATCAAAGACACTGCTCAGAGCCAATGAAGCCTTTGTCTGAGCcagaaaacaaaaaggaaaacgtGATGTCGCGATCTAGGATTGGGTTGCGACTGAGCGCCCCCCAGCCAATCACAAGCATGTGTCTAGTTACATAAGCCCCAACCAGAGTGCTGACATAAGCAGTGGTTTGCACGCAAGATTTGCCTGCAAGTCGATTTGTTGACCACCTCTGCTGACGACCGACCGCCCTGATCCTGCTCGAGAACGCCGCCGGTGTGCCCAAGAATCTCCTCTCCCCTCTCCCAAAAGTTGTCTTTGCTAGTAGTCGCAGTCAGCTGGGTGGACTGTGACATTTTTGCACCCAATTGAGTCCCCCATCCCTTCCGATCACGTTCTCGCACAATCCAGCCCACCATGTTTTACCGAGCAACCGCTGCCCGCTCCATCCTCCGAGCGGCTCCGTCTACGGTCAATGCCTCTATAACCCGCTCTACCTTAACGAATACCATCTTCAAGTCGCAGTTCACAGCCTCTGCTCGCCAATCGCCTTTCGTCCGTCCCACCACCTTGGCCCTCGCTACCCGAAAGCCGGTAACCACCGCCTTGGTTCGATATGCTTCTACCGCAGAAAAGAAGGCAGGCACCGAGCTTGTTGAGGACCCAGACGTCGACATGATGGCTGGCGTGAAGAATGACGTGGTAATTAGCCCTATGATGCCCAAGTCGATAAATTAAATTAGACGTACCTGGACTCGTTAACAAATCGTTCATCTGTGCTGCAATCTAGAAAGTCATCAAGGACACATTCAGTCTCCAGGATGTCCCAAAGGAAGCTCTCTATCTCGGTTTGGCCGGTGTTACCCCATATGTGGTCACTTCCCTCAACACCATCTACCTTGCCTGGGAGATGAACAACGCATTGACCACCGGCAGCGGCAAATATATCTCGGGAGAGACCGCTGAGCTCCTCATGAACGTCATGGAGCCAATCCAGGTTGGCTATGGCGCTGTGGTATGTTGCTCACTTTCTGCCTCGTTTCAAGTAGTTACCCCCGGCTAACAGTAGTGATAGATCCTTTCGTTCCTCGGTGCTATCCACTGGGGTCTGGAGTGGGCTGGATATGGCGGCAAGGTTGGCTACAGACGTTATGCTTACGGAGTCATTGCTCCAGCTGTCGCCTGGCCAACTCTGCTGTTCCCAGCTGAATATGCGTTGATCACTCAGTTCCTAGCCTTCACCTTCCTGTACTATAACGACGCTCGTGCGGCTGTCAAGGGATGGACCCCATCCTGGTACCACATGTACCGCTTTGTTCTCACCTTCGTTGTTGGTGCCAGCATTGTTGCCAGTCTTATCGGACGTGAGCAACTGGCGTCCCACTATGCCTCGAAGCACGGCGTTGCCGATAAGGTCCAGGCTTTAAGATCGATTGAGTGGAAGAACGAGGCTGAGGCTGCGAAGGAAGCTGAGGGCAAGGAGGAATAAGCCAGCTGCAGTCAAGTGATGGTGTAGACAAGCGGAAAAAAGTTTGCATTAGCATTGGTGGCAGTGGGTTGGTGTTGTTCATCATTCCCTAGGATCGTGTGTAGATTAGCTGGATcacccttttttttgtttggaACTTGCGAACGCAATAATTTCATTTGTTCAGTTTTCATGTAAATATGTTCAATAAATTGATTGGAATGGCCCTAAATTCCAGCAGTGGTAGATGCCAAAGCCAGGCGAGACGGCGCCGTTCCGCCCTAATATTCTGCGGAGGAGCGGTGGTACCATACTCAGTTCCTGTCTTCCGGACAACAGGATGCAAGCCTAACTAATGATCCCGGTTCAGGTCTGTGCGCCTAGACCGCCAATTGGCATTTGAGACTACATCTAGATCTGTGCCGCAGAAGGGAAATCGACCTCTGCTCAGAAACAAATCGGTCCCAGCCAGCCAATCGTCAAAGAGCATTTCCCGTCTTCAGCTCTGAGAGTTTGCGCAGATGGACACCGTATTCCGTAGTtaaagacagcagttttgatGGCCCAATGACAGGAATCGAGTTTCCAAACTGAAAAGTTCCTCCATGATATGCATACATTTCCCGTAAGATGTTTTGTTATAAGTTTATATTTGGCATTTGCCTCGATAACTATGGGTCAACTACAGATTTAGTTATCAGACCATcgttttttttaaaaaaaaaaggaaagcaaaaaaagaaaaaaattacTCCATCCACCCCCGATCCACCAGTAAATGCTTTGTGTAGAGAAAATATTCTCCAACCTTCGTGACCGACTAACTAAAAATAACCTGCCTAGAGCCTTTTCGTCCGTCAATCATTTTCCAAAGTTTCGACAAAACTGCCAGTCAGGTGTGCGTTGTGATGACTTGCATTAGTTAAACCTCCGTTCAAAGCTACCAATACCTCAACCCGCAAACTCACCTCCTAAAGGGCCGTGGTTAGCTGGTCTTGTTGATTTGAACAGTATGTAATAACTCTCATCCCCTGACTAGAGGTTGCCATCAGACCGGCAGAAAATAAAGTGACCGATCAAATTGCGTAATCCTGCTATCAGAAGTCCAGACAAGCAGGTTACTCCAGCAGTAGTCATGCGGATCATGTTTCGGTAATCAAGACATTGGATCCGTGGGTCGGCTCTCCCTGATGGCGAAACAAGTCATCCTGCCCGAAAGTAGTTGAACTGAAATAACTTCGAGGGAGGCCCCAGCCAATCCGACTCAGAATAGTTGCCTTTTGGCTCCGGATGGTTAGCAGGTTTATGAAAGGTTCTTTGGTGTCCTAGAGCCTTTATAAAGACGCGCAAAGTACGAGCAATGTCTGGAGAACGCTGATTCCTACTGTTCTTGATAAGTTGGTAGCATACCTAAAGTGTACGGTGAGCATGAACGCGCGAGATCCGAAATGTATCCAATATAAGATACCTTCGGTCCGATGCATGTTATCACAAGGTGGATGCCCTGATCAATAGCACAAATGAACATTCATATTAGATACGACCTTGCATGCAGTCGTGGAGCAACTGGAGCTGCAGGACCTGCGAATCAGCAGCCCGCTTCCAGACCCCCGGGTTTGCCATCCAACCCGAACATACCGTCACTGCACATGGACCTGGAGTTCGACGTCTCCTGCTATTTAACGACCTGAGATCGTGAGAATTCTATGGGGGATGCCAAGTCATCAGAGAAACCGATGACATTACCCCCCCAAAGTGTCAAAAGCATGTGGTGATGGGGCATTTTGCACAAGTGGTCAGGTGTTGTAGCTGGGGAAACCTGCTCCCAACAGCCTTGGTTCAACCAAGAATCGACCCAAAGTCCCATCGAGAGCGAGGATTTTAAAGTCGACGCTACGCAACCTAACCATGAAAGCGGCAGAACTGCTTGCTGCCCCGCAATCGGCCACTCCCACATGACGGATAGGGCTTCTTCGCAACCATGATGGCCCCCTGATATGTATAATAGTCTCGTCTCGCTGCCGGCCGAGAAGGGCATGCTCCCTATTACTTCCTTTCAATCTCTGTGCCAATACAACCCCTTCCTCTCTTCCATCCAAAGTGTGCCGCTCAAATTTTACAACCTACGTCAAATCTATTGCCTGGAAAACCGGTTTCTGTGTCGCATACCCCAGTTTGTGCTCCCAAAATTTGCGCTGGCTGAGCGCAGTCGCATCATAACGTCCAGGATAAATCTTAGCAAGGTAATAGGCGATTTGGGGATGGCTGGAGCAACTGTCATGCCAATTCGAAGTCAGCTAGGCCGTGATATCGACAGCTCTCAAGTCAGCCAAGCAACCCCGGCCCGGGGTCCATTCATAGCGGATCATAGTAAGCCTCAACGTCGGTTCGTTGGCGCAATCGATCAGGGAACAACCAGCACTCGTTTTATCATATTTGATGATCAAGGGAACCTCGTCGCTTCGTATCAGACAGAGCTAAGCCGCCTACATAAATACCCAGGGTAAGCAATCGAGAACGCACAGGGCGAATACATGCCCACAGATGCAGGGAGACTTTTCGAACGCTGACGATGAACTGGGATTATTCGCAGATGGCATGAGCAGGACCCAAAAGAGATTATTTCATCCGTCGAATCCTGCATCGCACAGGCAACGAAGACTTTTGTCAACCTGGGGCACTCCATCTCAGATATTCAAGCTTTGGGGATCACCAACCAGCGCGAAACAACCGTGGTATGGGACTGGGAAACCGGAGAACCCCTCCATAGCGCAATCGCATGGCCGGATACCCGCACAGCCTCGCTGGTGCGGGAATTAAAGTCAAAAGAAGGTGCAGATCAGCTTCAGGAAAAATGCGGGTTACCTCTATCCACGTATCCGTCTTCTGTGAAACTCACTTGGCTCCTTCGGAATTCCAAAGAGGTCAAGGAGGCGTATGAAGCGGGAAGACTGGCCTTTGGAACTGTTGACACATGGCTGCTCTATAACCTCAACGGTGGCAGGAAAAGGGGAGTATTCGTCACCGATGTCACGAATGCCTCGAGAACAATGTTCACCAACCTGCACACACTTCAGTATGATGATTCGTTGCTGAAATTCTTCGATATCGACAGATCAAAACTGAAGCTTCCGAAAATCCTTGCTTCTTCGGACGAGTCCGCTTTTGGATGCATGGCAGACGGCCTGCTTGCAGGAATTAGAATAACAAGCTGTCTTGGTGACCAATCGGCTTCATTGGTGGGACATGGGGCGTTGACGCCAGGCACCGCAAAAAATACCTATGGGACGGGATGTTTCCTTTTATATAATGTAGGTGAAACGCCGGTGATCTCGAAGCACGGGCTCCTGGCAACTGTCGCCTTCCAATTGGGCTCGAAGCAGAAGCCTATATATGCATTGGAGGGAAGCATCGCCGTTGCTGGCAGCGGTGTGTCATTCTTGATGAATAACTTGGGCTTCTTTCGTGACTCGAGAAAGGTCGATGAGGAAGCCGCCACCGTTCCTGATAATGGTGGCTGCATTTTCGTCACGGCGTTCAGTGGCCTCTTTGCTCCGTATTGGGTGGATGACGCCAAAGGAACTATCTGTACGTGGATTCCCACGATTGATTCAAATGTGCTGATTACGACCTGGCTGACATATAGCAAAAAGTTGGGATCACACATCACACACAAAGAGGTCATATAGCCCGGGCAACTCTTGAAGCAGTCTGTTTCCAGACAAAAGCTATATTGGAGGCTATGGAACGCGACAGCGGCCAGACACTTTCTGACTTGGCGGTAGACGGCGGATTGAGCAATTCAGACATCTGCATGCAGGTGCGTGGAGGATTACCCCCTTCGACTAGTTGCGGAAACTAATGTGCGTTATATTAGTCCCAAGCAAATATAATCCGTATCCCTGTCGAGCGCCCGCCTATGCACGAAGTCACCGCATTAGGTGCAGCTATTGCAGCAGGGCTTGCCGTCGGCGTGTGGCGCAACCTCGACGAGTTAGTAGGGATGAATAAGTCCAACAGGACCGTATTCGAAGCTCAAATCAGCGAGGTAGAGAGCGCCAGGATGTATAAACAGTGGTCGAAAGCCGTCCGAATGTCTCGTGGGTGGCTGGAGAGCGACGAAATCGACGCCATTTGATATTCCTTGACAAGGGTTATTTTCACGGTCAGCGACTCTTCATTTCTGTCATTGGATGTAGCAGGTCTTTTGGATACCacttctttcatttcttcctcctttttttcttttctttttcttttcttttcttttttttttttaaagttCCTTTTTGATCATGTCCATTTTCCGTATAGATTTTGATAACATCTTCTTTGGCCCGTGGCGCTGGAGCTGTGTGTAATTTTGCTGCATGTCTAACTAATCCTGGCTTCGTTATTGCTTTCAATTTTTAGTCGAGCGATGGCTGGACGGTCATCATGCTACAGCGCGGCATCGTTCAATCACCTCTTCCCATGTTTCTGTATGATCGCCTTCTGCTCTTCACAATGCACTTGTTAAACTTGTATTTCAGACAGATACCCTGATCTTAATGCTGGTAATAGGTCGTGACACTGCCTATCCCGCTGAGCATGGTGCTGTTTTGACGCACGTTTCCCATGATTTGTCTTTTGATGAGTGGGTGAGTGGAACTCCAAGACTCAACGAGTGCGGTTTGCATTGGCCACATTGACTGTGGAGGCGCGCTATAGGGAATTCTCATCTGGCCTAGTGAAGAGAGCTCCTCCAGTTTCAGGCCGGATAGAACATATCAAGACTCTACCTCAACGCCTCCatacagtacggagtacctccTGGCATATACGGACTACTGTCGAGCCCCAACAGACCAGGGGGTTCTGGAACATCCTGCTTGACTGGGAGCTTTCGACCGGGACCAGTGAATATTTCCCGAGCAGATTCCCATTGGCTAAGGGGACTAAGGAGAAACTTACTTTAATTGCCACGATCCTCCGTTGATCAAGAGTTCCACTGTGACCTGGTCGTACACGAATGATGTTATCAGGCTGCGCAGTACTTTTTTCGCCGCGAGACGTTGCGCCATTTGGCCCAGACCTGTTGACCAACTGGAAGACCGAATCAGCTCCGATTTTCAGTTGACCATGCCATGAATGCCAGGAATGGATGCTTCGGTCGAAATTGAGAATCATAATACCCTGCTGGCCCGCTCAGACTGACCCTATCCGGCCCTCCTCTTCCCACAACGTTGAATTTAGATAGCATGGAGCATCTACTATCCCGGTCTTGACGGCCCTATCGATACTTATTTCTTGACGGACGGGAACGTCACCTTGATGTATGTCGgtcatacatacatacaaaaATGATATTCGTACACGAACCAGCACATCCGGCATGGCGAATGATTTATTACATCGCAACTGCCTCATCCACTTCCACAAACTTGAAACAAAAAGAcctgaattttttttttcaggcTCTACAAAAATGATTCAATTCCCTCGTTTCTTCAAAAATTCGACTTACTTCCTCTCTTAAGCCTTTGACATCAAGTTCCAAAAAACAAAATGTGCGATTACACGGAAGTCGAGTACATGTGTGGCCATGTTCGCTATCTGGTCAAGGCGTGGTGTGTCGAGTATCAGCGGACACAACAAAGGTGCTCGCCGAACGTTGTGGGAAAGTAAGACTTTTTGCTTCCGTCTTCCTATGCCCGTAAGGTCCTCAAAGCAGTTCCCATAGCTAACAGTCTGCGATTAATTTAGAGAAACACGGCAGGATCACTGCGGTACTTGCGCTCCCTTTTCGCTCTCTACCTTAACCTTGCCCGACACCTCACATGCAGCTCCGAGATATGTCCACAACTTATTATCCGTTTCTAGTGGCCGTGGAGTTTAAGCTGTGCATCTGCTGAAGCAAACACTTATCCATGTCTCTAGGGAGTTGCAAGAAGAAAACCTCATCGCAGCCATCGTCGTCACAATAGCGGTTGATCAGACCGCCCGCCGCAAAACTCAGTATTTGCGGGGATTCCGGCCTGCATAACCTGCCCCTGCCACTGCTCCACAGCCGGTTCTATCTCTCCGCCGGTTCCTCCTCCAATGTAGGGACCCGATAAATTTTCAATCACATCGAAGAATCGAAGACGGATACTCCCGGATATGGACGATTGTACGTTATATGTGAAAGTTGCGCCAAGAACACCCAAATCGAACCTTTTTAGCGGCAACAGGCGCCTGATGTCTCCGTTTCTTGCGCATCCAATCATTCTTTCAGCTCGGCCAACTTGGTCGCAATGGGGTTGCAAAAAAGTTCCTGGTACTTCCGTCGGGTAAAGGGTTACACATGTATGGGTTTCGGGGTTGGTATTCTGATTATTTCTTGGTACTAATCAAGCATGAGGACGGGGCATtgtgtttcctttttcttctcttttctcttccaacGGCTTTTTTCTGTGTTTTCTATTCGCCAGCCGTCTTTTGGGTTTTCTTAATGATAAGTGACGACCGCATGTCTGCTgcatatactccgtacacccTCCACTGCTTTAGGTTCATGGTCGGTTTTATCTGAAGCCCGTGACCGTCTGTGCTATTATCTCTATCCGTCGAAGCGATATTCCGCCCTTGGCGATCAATTCTCCTCGCCTCATTCTTCCACCCTTGTTCAGTTTCAAGCCCCAAATCATCTCAGTTTTGTGAGATGTCTAACTCTTTCATCATATTTACAACCTGTGGTGAGAATCATGTCTTGATGTTAACATGTTGCCCCAAACCTCCAACTCCACTTGGTTCATGGTTTTCGTATCTGAAAACGCCCAGCGGAGTACCTCATCCTCTCTCTGGTTGAACAAACCACCTTGCAGAAAATCTATTCCAAAAAGGAATGTGGGTGCTCATTATTATGCATCCAATTTAGATGCATATGCATGACATGTTGCTTCttacatatgtatgtactccgtacatcccGTCTGTTTTCTAACATGCATGTTTTTCCTCTTGTCGCCCAGAGGAGGCTAAAGCACCGCATCCATATCCGTCTCTTTGGAGCCATAGGCGAACTCTTTAACctttttactttctttttcttcctcaTTTCCAACCTCATCCGCACAGAAGCGCCTCGGACCGTAGAAGGGTGCAGCAGCCGCCCGTCGAGGGTCTGACGAGGGCCCCTACCCTGCAAACCCGGCTGAGCTTTAACTTGTGCGATCTCCTCGATCCGACTTGCGTTTCCTCGTTGACTCAGCGTCCAATACTTGCATTCGAGGATGATATGCGTGCAGGTCATTATGTAAATCTTTACCCGCGGACATGGATTGTTGCCGGATCTAGACTGTCAGCCAAGGGAAAGTTGGAAGGTGGCCCTAGAGACAATGCACTGTTCGTTAAGGAGCTGATGTGTCACCCATCTCTGCAGGCACAGGCTAAAACGAGGACACTCAAACCGCGAAATACCACGTGTTTACACCTGAATCAGgagagaaagatgatttttttttccggcCATCAACATCATTACCTGAGCCTATCCAACGGTTGTCCCTGGATA
This window harbors:
- a CDS encoding uncharacterized protein (EggNog:ENOG410PJD0~COG:U~TransMembrane:10 (i56-77o118-140i152-170o176-199i242-267o279-301i336-353o373-396i408-426o506-523i)) encodes the protein MSFSRSVSDGRDPDEESGRRHSVSIQKQDAREGQGSHNETAAPDPSAASLGSRKALVAYLILCFSTGPTSSMVYNYVSAAIQSAANLVGHQPGSDKPCARRGSSITCLVRFGAGEIDYLSYLLYLRAIGRAMEGILTIFTAGMADYSYYRKAMMIGAIILFGGLALPFAALTKSTYPYLVALSVLYCCLTTIQGVYAVIESSYIPIFMRSAGWFRSSPVVSVTTSAERSSVEKQTWTKGVTVSVLALVSGNVGSLVALIIGVILVYTRGSYVQVGYHNYLLAITIAGSLTIVFALIGNWLLPSIPGQPKPKGENVFHLMIKGWVSMFSSVRRYPEAFKLCIGWVLWNTAYSNYNSLIQALFLEVTGISNGSGVYQVWSFTAVLCASLGSLSFLFIFPRVKIPVKRWAYVFLSVNFLCLLWGCIGINPNVPIGFKNQPEFWVEQVLFLSTSSALRSYNRAVYSSLIPKGSEAQFFGLEITLDLAIGWINPLVQGVIQNRTHNLRFPMLPNIFLMVIAIFLYFKVDIDKGIEDAKVPLRG
- a CDS encoding uncharacterized protein (EggNog:ENOG410PNM5~COG:S~TransMembrane:4 (i111-134o165-185i197-227o247-266i)~BUSCO:12967at33183); translation: MFYRATAARSILRAAPSTVNASITRSTLTNTIFKSQFTASARQSPFVRPTTLALATRKPVTTALVRYASTAEKKAGTELVEDPDVDMMAGVKNDVKVIKDTFSLQDVPKEALYLGLAGVTPYVVTSLNTIYLAWEMNNALTTGSGKYISGETAELLMNVMEPIQVGYGAVILSFLGAIHWGLEWAGYGGKVGYRRYAYGVIAPAVAWPTLLFPAEYALITQFLAFTFLYYNDARAAVKGWTPSWYHMYRFVLTFVVGASIVASLIGREQLASHYASKHGVADKVQALRSIEWKNEAEAAKEAEGKEE
- the GUT1_1 gene encoding Glycerol kinase (EggNog:ENOG410PFNN~COG:G~BUSCO:4081at33183), translating into MPIRSQLGRDIDSSQVSQATPARGPFIADHSKPQRRFVGAIDQGTTSTRFIIFDDQGNLVASYQTELSRLHKYPGWHEQDPKEIISSVESCIAQATKTFVNLGHSISDIQALGITNQRETTVVWDWETGEPLHSAIAWPDTRTASLVRELKSKEGADQLQEKCGLPLSTYPSSVKLTWLLRNSKEVKEAYEAGRLAFGTVDTWLLYNLNGGRKRGVFVTDVTNASRTMFTNLHTLQYDDSLLKFFDIDRSKLKLPKILASSDESAFGCMADGLLAGIRITSCLGDQSASLVGHGALTPGTAKNTYGTGCFLLYNVGETPVISKHGLLATVAFQLGSKQKPIYALEGSIAVAGSGVSFLMNNLGFFRDSRKVDEEAATVPDNGGCIFVTAFSGLFAPYWVDDAKGTIFGITHHTQRGHIARATLEAVCFQTKAILEAMERDSGQTLSDLAVDGGLSNSDICMQSQANIIRIPVERPPMHEVTALGAAIAAGLAVGVWRNLDELVGMNKSNRTVFEAQISEVESARMYKQWSKAVRMSRGWLESDEIDAI